A region from the Serinus canaria isolate serCan28SL12 chromosome 10, serCan2020, whole genome shotgun sequence genome encodes:
- the IREB2 gene encoding iron-responsive element-binding protein 2 isoform X1 produces the protein MDPPRTGSPYQPAIEALKSYPEKKFYNVSKLGGAKYDTLPYSIRVLFESSVRNCDGFLVKETDAMNILDWKTKQNHVEVPFCPARVVLQDFTGIPAMVDFAAMREAVRNAGGDPAKVNPACPTDLTVDHSLQIDFSKCAIQNAPNPGGGEQKPLARLSPLKPPLRKPPPCRGHSSCRGSCGAGEAGRSPGPFSAQIENTPILCPFHLQPVPEPETVLKNQEMEFGRNRERLQFFKWSSKVFENISIIPPETGTAHQVNLEYLSRVVFDVKDFLHPDSVVGTDSHTTMVNGLGILGWGVGGIETEAVMLGMPLTLTLPEVVGCELTGAVSPFATSIDIVLSITKQLRQADVAGKFVEFFGSGVSQLSVADRTTIANMCPEYGAILSFFPVDNVTLKHLKHAGFDKAKLEVTEAYLKAVKLFRNDESSSREPEYSQVVQVSLSSIIPYVSGPKRSQDRVAVNNMKSDFEACLNEKSGVKGFQIAAEKQNDIVPVQYEGNEYKLSHGCVVIAAVISCTNNCNPSVMLAAGLLAKKAVEAGLVVKPYIRTSLSPGSGMVTHYLSSSGVLPYLSKLGFEVVGYGCSTCVGNTAPLPETIRNAIKQGDLIACGVLSGTKNFEGRLCDCVRANYLASPPLVVAYAIAGTVHIDFDTEPLGTGFNGKSIYLRDIWPTRQELHTVEEERVISSMFKELKEKMEKGNKRWNLLEAPESTLFPWDLKSTYIRCPSFFDKLAKEAAPPRAVENAHVLLFLGDSVTTDHISPAGSIARSSAAAKYLTSKGLTPREFNSYGARRGNDAVMTRGTFANIKLLNKFIGKPAPKTIHFPSGQTLDVFEAAELYQKEGIPVIILAGKKYGLGSSRDWAAKGPFLLGVKAVLAESYEKVHRSQLIGIGIAPLQFRPGENPSTLGLTGREQFSILFPPDLLPRMTLDIKTSTGKVFSVIALFENNMEITLYKHGGSLNFVARRFL, from the exons ATGGACCCTCCCAGGACAG GAAGCCCTTACCAGCCCGCCATTGAAGCTTTGAAAAGCTACCCAGAGAAAAAGTTTTACAATGTGTCGAAGCTCGGAGGCGCCAAGTATG ATACTCTGCCTTACTCCATCCGGGTGTTGTTTGAGTCCAGCGTCCGGAACTGCGACGGCTTCTTAGTGAAAGAAACGGATGCTATGAACATCTTggactggaaaacaaaacagaaccaTGTTGAAGTGCCCTTCTGTCCTGCCAGAGTTGTTCTTCAAGACTTCAC TGGAATTCCAGCAATGGTGGATTTTGCTGCCATgagggaagctgtgagaaatgcTGGAGGAGATCCAGCAAAGGTCAATCCTGCCTGCCCAACTGATCTCACTGTTGACCATTCTCTGCAGATTGATTTCAGCAAATG TGCAATCCAGAACGCTCCCAACCCCGGTGGGGGCGAGCAGAAGCCGCTGGCCAGGCTGTCCCCGCTGAAGCCGCCGCTGCGGAAGCCACCCCCGTGCCggggccacagcagctgccGGGGCTCGTGCGGCGCGGGCGAGGCaggccgcagccccggccccttCTCTGCGCAGATCGAGAACACCCCCATCCTCTGCCCcttccacctgcagcctgtgcctga gCCTGAGACAGTATTGAAAAATCAAGAGATGGAATTTGGCAGAAATAGAGAGAGACTTCAATTTTTTAAG TGGAGTTCAAAGGTTTTTGAGAATATTTCCATAATTCCACCTGAGACTGGAACAGCACATCAAGTGAACTTGGAATATTTGTCCCGAGTGGTTTTTGATGTGAAAGATTTCCTGCATCCTGATAGCGTGGTTGGCACAGACTCGCACACAACCATGGTAAATGGCTTGGGTATCTTGGGCTGGG gcGTCGGGGGCATCGAGACGGAGGCGGTGATGCTGGGAATGCCGCTCACCCTCACCCTGCCTGAGGTGGTGGGCTGTGAGCTGACAGGTGCAGTCAGCCCCTTTGCCACATCCATAGACATCGTTCTCAGCATTACAAAG CAACTTAGACAAGCTGATGTGGCTGGAAAATTTGTTGAGTTTTTTGGGAGTGGTGTTTCCCAGCTGTCCGTAGCAGACCGAACCACAATAGCCAATATGTGTCCTGAATATGGTGCTATTCTGAGTTTTTTCCCTGTTGATAATGTGACATTGAAGCACTTAAAGCATGCAG GTTTTGATAAGGCCAAGCTTGAAGTCACAGAAGCATATCTTAAAGCTGTGAAGTTATTTCGAAATGATGAGAGTTCTTCCAGAGAGCCTGAGTATTCCCAG GTAGTGCAAGTTAGTCTAAGTTCTATAATTCCATATGTCAGTGGCCCCAAGAGATCCCAAGATAGAGTGGCTGTTAATAACATGAAAAGTGACTTCGAAGCCTGCTTAAATGAAAAG TCTGGTGTTAAAGGGTTTCAGATTGCAGCTGAGAAGCAGAATGACATTGTGCCTGTTCAGTATGAAGGAAATGAATACAAGCTGTCCCACGGCTGCGTTGTCATTGCTGCAGTCATCAGCTGTACAAACAATTGCAATCCATCTGTCATGCTTGCTGCAG GACTGCTGGCCAAAAAAGCTGTTGAGGCTGGCCTGGTGGTGAAGCCCTACATCAGAACAAGTTTATCACCTGGCAGTGGCATGGTTACACATTACCTCAGTTCCAGTGGAGTATTGCCATACCTCAGCAAGCTTGG GTTTGAGGTTGTTGGTTATGGGTGTTCCACCTGTGTTGGGAACACGGCCCCTTTGCCAGAAACCATCAGGAATGCAATAAAACAG GGAGATCTCATTGCCTGTGGGGTGTTGTCTGGCACCAAGAACTTTGAGGGCCGCCTGTGTGACTGTGTCCGTGCCAACTACCTGGCGTCCCCTCCGCTGGTCGTGGCCTACGCCATCGCGGGCACCGTGCACATCGACTTTGACACAGAGCCCTTGG GCACTGGCTTTAATGGCAAAAGTATTTACTTACGAGATATTTGGCCCACAAGACAAGAACTTCACACAGTGGAGGAAGAGCGTGTGATATCATCCATGTTTAAGGAATTGAAAGAAAAGATGGAG aAAGGAAACAAACGATGGAATTTACTGGAAGCACCAGAGTCGACTTTATTTCCCTGGGATTTAAAATCTACTTATATTAGATGTCCTTCCTTTTTTGATAAACTT gccAAAGAAGCAGCTCCCCCACGGGCGGTTGAGAACGCGCACGTGTTGCTGTTCCTGGGGGACTCTGTCACCACGGATCACATTTCCCCTGCTGGGAGCATtgccaggagcagtgctgctgccaagtACCTGACCAGCAAAGG acTTACACCTCGTGAATTCAACTCTTATGGGGCTCGAAGAGGTAATGATGCTGTGATGACAAGAGGTACCTTTGCAAATATCAAGCTTCTGAATAAGTTCATCGGAAAACCAGCTCCTAAAACAATTCACTTCCCATCAGGACAAACG CTAGATGTGTTTGAAGCAGCGGAGCTGTACCAGAAGGAAGGCATTCCTGTCATTATTCTAGCAGGAAAGAAGTATGGACTGGGTAGCTCAAGAGACTGGGCTGCAAAAGGGCCTTTTCTACTG GGTGTAAAAGCTGTCCTAGCTGAGAGCTACGAGAAGGTTCACAGGAGTCAGCTGATTGGAATTGGTATTGCTCCACTTCAGTTTCGTCCTGGGGAAAATCCAAGCACTTTGGGACTCACTGGCAGAGAGCAATTTTCTATATTGTTCCCTCCAGACCTGTTGCCCAGAATGACATTGGATATTAAG acaAGCACTGGAAAAGTATTCAGCGTGATTGCCTTGTTTGAAAACAATATGGAGATAACTTTATACAAGCATGGTGGAAGTCTAAACTTTGTGGCTCGAAGATTCTTATAG
- the IREB2 gene encoding iron-responsive element-binding protein 2 isoform X2, giving the protein MNILDWKTKQNHVEVPFCPARVVLQDFTGIPAMVDFAAMREAVRNAGGDPAKVNPACPTDLTVDHSLQIDFSKCAIQNAPNPGGGEQKPLARLSPLKPPLRKPPPCRGHSSCRGSCGAGEAGRSPGPFSAQIENTPILCPFHLQPVPEPETVLKNQEMEFGRNRERLQFFKWSSKVFENISIIPPETGTAHQVNLEYLSRVVFDVKDFLHPDSVVGTDSHTTMVNGLGILGWGVGGIETEAVMLGMPLTLTLPEVVGCELTGAVSPFATSIDIVLSITKQLRQADVAGKFVEFFGSGVSQLSVADRTTIANMCPEYGAILSFFPVDNVTLKHLKHAGFDKAKLEVTEAYLKAVKLFRNDESSSREPEYSQVVQVSLSSIIPYVSGPKRSQDRVAVNNMKSDFEACLNEKSGVKGFQIAAEKQNDIVPVQYEGNEYKLSHGCVVIAAVISCTNNCNPSVMLAAGLLAKKAVEAGLVVKPYIRTSLSPGSGMVTHYLSSSGVLPYLSKLGFEVVGYGCSTCVGNTAPLPETIRNAIKQGDLIACGVLSGTKNFEGRLCDCVRANYLASPPLVVAYAIAGTVHIDFDTEPLGTGFNGKSIYLRDIWPTRQELHTVEEERVISSMFKELKEKMEKGNKRWNLLEAPESTLFPWDLKSTYIRCPSFFDKLAKEAAPPRAVENAHVLLFLGDSVTTDHISPAGSIARSSAAAKYLTSKGLTPREFNSYGARRGNDAVMTRGTFANIKLLNKFIGKPAPKTIHFPSGQTLDVFEAAELYQKEGIPVIILAGKKYGLGSSRDWAAKGPFLLGVKAVLAESYEKVHRSQLIGIGIAPLQFRPGENPSTLGLTGREQFSILFPPDLLPRMTLDIKTSTGKVFSVIALFENNMEITLYKHGGSLNFVARRFL; this is encoded by the exons ATGAACATCTTggactggaaaacaaaacagaaccaTGTTGAAGTGCCCTTCTGTCCTGCCAGAGTTGTTCTTCAAGACTTCAC TGGAATTCCAGCAATGGTGGATTTTGCTGCCATgagggaagctgtgagaaatgcTGGAGGAGATCCAGCAAAGGTCAATCCTGCCTGCCCAACTGATCTCACTGTTGACCATTCTCTGCAGATTGATTTCAGCAAATG TGCAATCCAGAACGCTCCCAACCCCGGTGGGGGCGAGCAGAAGCCGCTGGCCAGGCTGTCCCCGCTGAAGCCGCCGCTGCGGAAGCCACCCCCGTGCCggggccacagcagctgccGGGGCTCGTGCGGCGCGGGCGAGGCaggccgcagccccggccccttCTCTGCGCAGATCGAGAACACCCCCATCCTCTGCCCcttccacctgcagcctgtgcctga gCCTGAGACAGTATTGAAAAATCAAGAGATGGAATTTGGCAGAAATAGAGAGAGACTTCAATTTTTTAAG TGGAGTTCAAAGGTTTTTGAGAATATTTCCATAATTCCACCTGAGACTGGAACAGCACATCAAGTGAACTTGGAATATTTGTCCCGAGTGGTTTTTGATGTGAAAGATTTCCTGCATCCTGATAGCGTGGTTGGCACAGACTCGCACACAACCATGGTAAATGGCTTGGGTATCTTGGGCTGGG gcGTCGGGGGCATCGAGACGGAGGCGGTGATGCTGGGAATGCCGCTCACCCTCACCCTGCCTGAGGTGGTGGGCTGTGAGCTGACAGGTGCAGTCAGCCCCTTTGCCACATCCATAGACATCGTTCTCAGCATTACAAAG CAACTTAGACAAGCTGATGTGGCTGGAAAATTTGTTGAGTTTTTTGGGAGTGGTGTTTCCCAGCTGTCCGTAGCAGACCGAACCACAATAGCCAATATGTGTCCTGAATATGGTGCTATTCTGAGTTTTTTCCCTGTTGATAATGTGACATTGAAGCACTTAAAGCATGCAG GTTTTGATAAGGCCAAGCTTGAAGTCACAGAAGCATATCTTAAAGCTGTGAAGTTATTTCGAAATGATGAGAGTTCTTCCAGAGAGCCTGAGTATTCCCAG GTAGTGCAAGTTAGTCTAAGTTCTATAATTCCATATGTCAGTGGCCCCAAGAGATCCCAAGATAGAGTGGCTGTTAATAACATGAAAAGTGACTTCGAAGCCTGCTTAAATGAAAAG TCTGGTGTTAAAGGGTTTCAGATTGCAGCTGAGAAGCAGAATGACATTGTGCCTGTTCAGTATGAAGGAAATGAATACAAGCTGTCCCACGGCTGCGTTGTCATTGCTGCAGTCATCAGCTGTACAAACAATTGCAATCCATCTGTCATGCTTGCTGCAG GACTGCTGGCCAAAAAAGCTGTTGAGGCTGGCCTGGTGGTGAAGCCCTACATCAGAACAAGTTTATCACCTGGCAGTGGCATGGTTACACATTACCTCAGTTCCAGTGGAGTATTGCCATACCTCAGCAAGCTTGG GTTTGAGGTTGTTGGTTATGGGTGTTCCACCTGTGTTGGGAACACGGCCCCTTTGCCAGAAACCATCAGGAATGCAATAAAACAG GGAGATCTCATTGCCTGTGGGGTGTTGTCTGGCACCAAGAACTTTGAGGGCCGCCTGTGTGACTGTGTCCGTGCCAACTACCTGGCGTCCCCTCCGCTGGTCGTGGCCTACGCCATCGCGGGCACCGTGCACATCGACTTTGACACAGAGCCCTTGG GCACTGGCTTTAATGGCAAAAGTATTTACTTACGAGATATTTGGCCCACAAGACAAGAACTTCACACAGTGGAGGAAGAGCGTGTGATATCATCCATGTTTAAGGAATTGAAAGAAAAGATGGAG aAAGGAAACAAACGATGGAATTTACTGGAAGCACCAGAGTCGACTTTATTTCCCTGGGATTTAAAATCTACTTATATTAGATGTCCTTCCTTTTTTGATAAACTT gccAAAGAAGCAGCTCCCCCACGGGCGGTTGAGAACGCGCACGTGTTGCTGTTCCTGGGGGACTCTGTCACCACGGATCACATTTCCCCTGCTGGGAGCATtgccaggagcagtgctgctgccaagtACCTGACCAGCAAAGG acTTACACCTCGTGAATTCAACTCTTATGGGGCTCGAAGAGGTAATGATGCTGTGATGACAAGAGGTACCTTTGCAAATATCAAGCTTCTGAATAAGTTCATCGGAAAACCAGCTCCTAAAACAATTCACTTCCCATCAGGACAAACG CTAGATGTGTTTGAAGCAGCGGAGCTGTACCAGAAGGAAGGCATTCCTGTCATTATTCTAGCAGGAAAGAAGTATGGACTGGGTAGCTCAAGAGACTGGGCTGCAAAAGGGCCTTTTCTACTG GGTGTAAAAGCTGTCCTAGCTGAGAGCTACGAGAAGGTTCACAGGAGTCAGCTGATTGGAATTGGTATTGCTCCACTTCAGTTTCGTCCTGGGGAAAATCCAAGCACTTTGGGACTCACTGGCAGAGAGCAATTTTCTATATTGTTCCCTCCAGACCTGTTGCCCAGAATGACATTGGATATTAAG acaAGCACTGGAAAAGTATTCAGCGTGATTGCCTTGTTTGAAAACAATATGGAGATAACTTTATACAAGCATGGTGGAAGTCTAAACTTTGTGGCTCGAAGATTCTTATAG